The following are encoded in a window of Gavia stellata isolate bGavSte3 chromosome 33, bGavSte3.hap2, whole genome shotgun sequence genomic DNA:
- the HAPLN2 gene encoding hyaluronan and proteoglycan link protein 2, with the protein MHRLLLLGSLWLLVAPPASSIFQRPTGSPAPPHLQYLLEPLHAAVHTQRGATATLPCVLRALPRNYRVKWSKVEPANYRESIIIITNGLYHKNYGPLSPRVRLRHSHRYDASLTITDVALEDEGRYRCQLVNGLEDESVSLTLHLEGVVFPYQPSNGRYKFNYHEAKRACEQQDSRLATYPQLYKAWTEGLDWCNAGWILEGTVHYPIINSREPCGGRLLLPGVRTYGARDKQKDRFDAFCFTSALQGQVYFIRGHLNFKEAGQACRNHGAAIAKVGQLYSAWKFSQLDRCDGGWLADGSVRYPITTPRERCGGLPDPGVRSFGFPSKDLRTYGTYCFVGK; encoded by the exons ATGCACCGGCTTCTCCTGCTCGGTTCCCTCTGGCTCTTGGTGGCACCCCCGGCATCGAGCATCTTCCAGCGGCCGACGGGGAGCCCGG cccccccacACCTGCAGTACCTGCTGGAGCCCCTCCACGCTGCGGTGCACACGCAGCGGGGTGCCACGGCCACCCTGCCCTGCGTCCTGCGTGCCCTGCCCCGCAACTACCGGGTGAAGTGGAGCAAGGTGGAGCCAGCCAACTACCGGGAGagcatcatcatcatcaccaaCGGGCTGTACCACAAGAACTACGGGCCACTGAGTCCCCGGGTGCGCCTGCGGCACAGCCACCGCTACGACGCCTCGCTCACCATCACCGATGTGGCTCTGGAGGACGAGGGACGCTACCGCTGCCAGCTCGTCAATGGGCTGGAGGATGAGAGCGTCTCACTCACGCTGCACCTCGAAG GCGTCGTCTTCCCCTACCAGCCCAGCAACGGGCGCTACAAATTCAACTATCACGAAGCCAAGCGAGCCTGCGAGCAGCAGGACTCCCGCCTCGCCACCTACCCGCAGCTCTACAAAG CCTGGACGGAGGGTCTGGACTGGTGCAACGCCGGCTGGATCCTCGAAGGGACCGTCCACTACCCCATCATCAACTCGCGGGAGCCGTGCGGCGGCCGCCTCCTCTTGCCGGGCGTTCGGACCTACGGGGCCAGGGACAAGCAGAAGGACAGATTCGATGCATTCTGCTTCACCTCTGCTCTTCAAG GCCAGGTCTACTTCATCCGGGGCCACCTGAACTTCAAGGAGGCCGGGCAAGCGTGCCGCAACCACGGAGCTGCCATCGCCAAAGTGGGGCAGCTCTACTCCGCCTGGAAGTTCTCCCAGCTGGATCGCTGCGATGGGGGGTGGCTGGCGGATGGCAGCGTGCGGTACCCCATCACCACCCCCCGCGAGCGCTGCGGGGGGCTGCCGGACCCCGGTGTCCGCAGCTTCGGCTTTCCCAGCAAGGATCTGCGGACCTACGGCACCTACTGCTTTGTGGGGAAGTAG
- the RHBG gene encoding ammonium transporter Rh type B, translated as MPEHTTTSRLWLSGLCFLLQILTILLFAVFVRYSPESSPGLCSQQLNCSWRNQDSGFQHPRFRDVHLQALLGFGLLVAFLGRYGPGSVATSILVVAFAIQWAILIQGFLYFFLNGKIYVGAQSVVSADFCTAAILISTGAVLSRVNPIQMLLLTLLGVTFFTLNEYILLSLMGVSDSGGSLTVHTFGAYFGLMVSRILHQPHMDKRKEQQDMGHQPDVFAVVGTIYLWIFWPSFTSATTVRDSAEPWAVLNTYFSLAASTLATFVLLPVLHEEGTLRMVQIQDATLAGAAVMGMAGEMLVTPFGALIAGFLAGLIPLLGFRFLTPILRSRLKIQDTCGVHNVHGLPGILGALLGTLLTALATADAYGGRLELVLPLVAQGSRTATDQALCQLAALPVTLLLAALGGFLTGAVLKAKGLRSPPDTLYLENTVLWEVAEEGCDHGVSRKELGTSTLV; from the exons ATGCCTGAGCACACCACTACCTCAAGGCTCTGGCTCTCTGGGCTGTGCTTCCTCCTCCAAATCCTCACCATCCTCCTCTTCGCCGTCTTTGTCCGGTACAGCCCAGAGAGCAGCCCCggcctctgctcccagcagctgaactgcagctggagaaacCAGGACTCGGGTTTTCAGCACCCCC GTTTCCGGGATGTCCACCTCCAAGCTCTCCTTGGCTTCGGGCTCCTGGTGGCCTTCCTCGGCCGCTACGGGCCAGGCAGCGTGGCCACCAGCATCCTCGTGGTGGCCTTCGCCATCCAGTGGGCCATACTGATCCAGGGGTTTTTATACTTCTTCCTGAATGGCAAAATTTACGTGGGAGCTCAGAG tgTGGTCAGTGCCGACTTCTGCACCGCAGCCATTCTGATCTCCACCGGAGCTGTTCTGAGCAGGGTAAACCCCAtccagatgctgctgctgaccCTGCTGGGAGTCACCTTCTTCACTCTCAATGAATACATCCTGCTCAGTCTCATGGGG GTAAGCGACAGCGGGGGCTCCTTGACCGTCCACACCTTTGGTGCTTATTTCGGCTTAATGGTTTCACGGATCTTGCACCAGCCCCATATGGACaagaggaaagagcagcagGACATGGGGCACCAGCCAGATGTCTTTGCTGTGGTTG GAACCATCTACCTGTGGATCTTCTGGCCCAGCTTCACCTCAGCCACCACGGTCCGTGACAGCGCCGAGCCCTGGGCAGTGCTCAACACCTACTTCTCGCTGGCGGCAAGCACCCTGGCCACCTTTGTCCTCTTGCCTGTCCTCCATGAGGAGGGCACGCTGCGGATG GTTCAGATCCAGGATGCCACCTTGGCTGGCGCGGCAGTGATGGGTATGGctggggagatgctggtcaCCCCCTTCGGGGCCCTCATCGCGGGGTTTCTGGCTGGCCTGATCCCCCTGCTTGGCTTCAGATTCCTCACG CCCATCCTGCGCTCCAGGCTGAAAATCCAGGACACGTGTGGGGTTCACAACGTCCACGGGCTGCCGGGGATCCTGGGCGCCTTGCTGGGGACCCTGCTGACGGCACTGGCCACGGCAGACGCTTACGGTGGCAG GCTGGAGCTCGTGTTGCCGCTGGTGGCCCAGGGCAGCCGGACAGCCACCGACCAGGCGCTCTGCCAGCTCGCCGCCCTGCCCGTCACCCTACTGCTCGCCGCCCTCGGGGGCTTCCTCACGG GAGCCGTCCTGAAAGCGAAGGGGCTGAGATCTCCCCCGGACACGCTGTACCTGGAAAACACGGTCCTCTGGGAG GTGGCCGAGGAAGGATGCGACCATGGGGTGAGCAGAAAGGAGCTGGGCACCAGCACCTTGGTCTAA